One Plasmodium cynomolgi strain B DNA, chromosome 2, whole genome shotgun sequence genomic window carries:
- a CDS encoding hypothetical protein (putative), whose protein sequence is MVYAIIIKDGESKKIVSKSKQPIWGGKKKIEKKKSTSLCKKGAANSSYCYKNNQYSILNYFDVKKKKKKTNGIKKKVHPIKMSTQCKNDSNQNGHILTYIKWICEEKKNEKGNIKEHILKLLTLLKKEDIYLKRYFPKVYNFEQKRKQKGDTSRKTNCKEKIYVNNIYNRNVKRTKFYSNIVNGALYEYKLTYCKENSLMTFHYYDGIRKSFKVSSGTFFYLISDDKSVFRRSALNNEGSAEQDALLPHKNNYIYTFERNCENKINVQIIDVLSKTRKTEFSLGYTPLRVFYHNDHLFFVNSLSCTNGRKYFTYSFYKNNVKEKIRVLYLSAVHPFYCSKDVGGNDYPFFRKCKYFHREEGVFMWTDPLWQGSSHTPTEAFPADSSTSSTSSTSSTSSASSTTSTTSTSSDGPSSVREEPCETRLNQIPNMNIIHINSNVNICIAFEENTETYFFFYILYNVVKYNKKYLKDYLKEEKMDKFLPFQHFLSIEKKQFFYKKETYRNINFNTEAYKPQLVITTGGNKSIQSRIKLCVYDNANNLLFLIPIYHKYVKDKIKVVPNVLNFTTINMTREFSTLKYYPYNMCAFLNNQMNTTHLECNPRERNFDHTIVNVSTGEKRIHYFKKLIKQKRDILKWKDGEREKKDPKKNTQVNRLILDVNKMNHFIIILNKDGMLYLLSDDVYLSSIYLYNNTAQIYNIHNSDLCHVTVDTIDFDKKKLRLKSYRVHIDILPKNPTLKFVLSFFYNYICKKIATQFFTLCFYECRRGQQNKGIFHFLNIDIYFMGHHDLGYSHRGGASPSSVKAQKENEQSTNGVSEHGKSSNGRSVNLWSAHLQSGYTQTQKCFPHPNQQFGAPPIAKDTWVKNQTEKYEMFNRNFFEVENLAHIEFSRFVYLFMLICVEDLKMYRRMEKYLYLKKGKNLIPTEEYIESKFNCFRFGQAEESSNSEEDHGSSSNSCDSDDKVEKITHGRFLPRGGKMDKGVDLPPDSTSNSYYSVINNFITYLHDKYKHIYRNRYLLLAYLHSYYDEISMSELVEQKIKDDIVFLILVLSYTLKLYNFMFHYMNKLSSWRKRDLLPFYKHVCRRYCKEELLKRCIYDVTRQEFPLTVRKSDRCSSLKMEQRGDPICGKTQRIHSPLSKNRVIELQQSHQFDKYTFLNNYLKGKFTKLSSIPNTMELLSQIANCYDAEEGHSHLNHFLNATFFLQHNENHTKKLKLKYEYYLREVEQLFRVLMEEEDRRKRRGKRRRRKKNIKKGKYSQSRMTRITTSESHVTDCYANFQSFKSLILLDNKMKFLYYFSPLYFPLKNLLIASHLSLLYGQNLKKKIIKDNFLRNVVKNELDVIYVPTFPVNFMKSAEEKGSQGGRNSCVHNSTRGEVPKEEATYGRKSTHRKQSNCRKRAVIPSKQGKKTPRNGNSFERSHSSSATSSCAFSQHAKEKQQSSDHLYFYQNKIQFHTSNIKHFDSLNIDDMNLVNILLKCVFYENLYALNRYSYLLYIHVHSANHVLRSGLGGRHVLRDALWWEGHKARDEREESQKCSKTALLLSKDRLPMEMIKLFDCYETFNFKNANFYISINREDLYFNKCFDSTNTRVKKNFYQVLDILNRSFHSALLSDGPLHRYGKRAYGKEKHDSRSEEKRKRAQREDQANNSYDKKNLIVQKSYLSEYKILKDCCFFFDTFKMDRNISSCYFPHNKDPVLVYLNNFHNYYFSKYYKKRKIQLLKDKEDGVEQEEEEEEEEGRAQNRDLIDLIDLENSSDSLESAYIHKHKYNRKNVNQHLKKIIKLVNLDKLEEKKILIDTKINGNIDKVLDLMHLYYTLEKFYKMKYICMFNISEINFFDIINSIHYKPDINFNIKYNLYVYLFEYRQNQSRLSNLSIPPTDSFSLNVPSRAYSRDPVDGSNRRPSATFYNYANSLNENGFPVNSGPSNGENRLDVNLTNQATGMNGNNGVSGPHPVAVHRASNPVAESPRNNALGTGYPNGAPTASIPRRNSNVLIRDNSENDIQNIHLRNAASYHYTRFDNNQNNINRNVGSNMRFNTDTFNEPSEVTMLNRRIREFNSYWHMRTNELRTNHNLNYRSLLNTSRSMQRQGSNSGNRFSYNQNRTPERNTGNAISRNYGNRLNVLPLNSTVGNYRDVGRANSYNVSRNVPTSMEESPPISHFENSPLNSHRMNGIHGSNHNEGGAHVGHSSHSGNNNDYGGNNNDYGGNNNDYGGNNNDYGGNNNDYGGNNNDYGGNNGHNDSSVHLARDSSFLPFSAAHSNNANQRDKLHNLKYSLKKKKKTT, encoded by the exons ATGGTGTACgctattattataaaagatGGCGAGTCAAAGAAGATAGTTAGCAAAAGCAAAcaacccatttggggggggaaaaaaaaaatcgaaaaaaagaaaagtacTAGTctatgcaaaaaaggggccgcGAACTCCAGTTACTGTTACAAGAATAATCAGTATTCCATATTAAACTATTTTgacgtcaaaaaaaaaaaaaaaaagacgaacgGGATAAAGAAGAAAGTACACCCAATAAAAATGTCGACAC aatgcaaaaatgacTCGAATCAGAACGGACACATTTTGACGTACATAAAATGgatatgtgaagaaaaaaaaaacgaaaagggaaatataaaggaacacattttaaaattactaACATtgctaaaaaaggaagatatttatttgaaaagGTACTTCCCGAAGGTGTACAATTttgagcaaaaaaggaaacaaaaaggagatacaagcagaaaaacaaattgtaaagaaaaaatttacgttaataatatttacaataggAACGTCAAAAGGACCAAATTTTATTCCAATATAGTGAATGGTGCTTTATATGAATACAAGCTGACCTACTGCAAAGAAAACAGCCTAATGACATTTCACTATTACGATGGGATTAGGAAATCATTTAAGGTTTCCAGCGGTACCTTCTTTTACCTCATATCAGATGACAAGAGTGTGTTTCGGCGTAGTGCCCTTAACAATGAGGGGTCAGCTGAGCAGGACGCCCTACTCCCCCACAAGAACAACTACATCTACACGTTTGAGCGAAACTGCGAAAATAAGATAAACGTCCAAATAATAGACGTTTTAAGCAAAACGAGGAAGACAGAATTCTCCCTTGGGTATACCCCCCTCCGAGTATTTTACCACAATGaccatttgttttttgtaaattcgtTAAGCTGTACCAACGGACGGAAGTACTTCACGTACTCCTTCTACAAGAACaacgtgaaggaaaaaattcgaGTGCTCTACTTGTCCGCGGTTCACCCGTTCTACTGCAGCAAAGACGTAGGCGGGAACGACTATCCCTTTTTCCGCAAgtgcaaatattttcaccGTGAGGAGGGGGTTTTTATGTGGACCGACCCGTTGTGGCAGGGTTCGTCGCACACCCCCACGGAGGCATTCCCAGCCGATTCATCCAcatcttccacttcttccacttcgtcCACTTCTTCTGCATCTTCCACTACGTCCACTACCTCGACTTCATCCGATGGCCCCTCCTCGGTTCGGGAGGAGCCCTGCGAAACGCGGCTGAACCAAATCCCAAACATGAACATAATACACATCAACTCCAACGTGAACATCTGCATCGCGTTTGAAGAAAACACGGAGACGTacttcttcttttatatCCTCTACAATGTGGTAAAGTACAACAAGAAATACCTGAAGGATTAtttgaaggaggagaaaatggaCAAGTTTCTCCCTTTCCAGCATTTCCTAAGCATCGAAaaaaagcagtttttttacaaaaaagaaacgtacagaaacataaattttaacacAGAAGCTTACAAACCACAACTTGTGATCACCACcggaggaaataaaagcaTCCAAAGTAGAATTAAATTATGTGTCTACGATAATGCCAACAATTTGCTATTTCTTATCCCAATATATCACAAATACGTGAAGGATAAAATTAAGGTTGTCCCGAATGTGTTAAATTTCACTACGATTAACATGACAAGGGAGTTCTCCACCCTTAAGTACTACCCCTACAACATGTGTGCCTTCCTCAACAACCAAATGAACACAACCCATTTGGAGTGCAACCCGAGGGAACGAAATTTCGATCACACGATTGTTAACGTTTCTACTGGAGAAAAGAGGATCcactattttaaaaagctgATAAAGCAAAAGAGGGACATACTAAAATGGAAAGATGGcgaaagagagaaaaaggatccaaaaaagaacacacaGGTAAATAGACTCATCCTAGatgttaacaaaatgaaccacTTCATTATCATCCTGAACAAAGATGGAATGCTCTACCTACTCTCCGACGATGTCTACCTCTCAAGCATATACCTGTACAACAACACAGCGCAGATATATAACATACACAACTCAGATCTCTGTCATGTCACTGTTGATACGATCGACTTTGACAAGAAGAAGCTCCGCTTGAAATCATATAGAGTCCACATCGACATACTACCCAAAAACCCCACCCTCAAATTTGTCCTGTCCTTTTTCTACAactatatatgcaaaaagaTTGCCACTCAGTTTTTTACCCTCTGCTTTTATGAGTGCAGAAGGGGGCAGCAGAACAAGggcatttttcactttctcAATATTGACATATACTTTATGGGTCACCACGATTTGGGGTACTCTCACCGGGGGGGGGCTTCCCCGAGCAGCGTCAAGgcgcaaaaggaaaacgagCAAAGCACAAACGGGGTAAGCGAACACGGGAAAAGTTCAAACGGGCGAAGTGTAAATCTGTGGAGTGCCCATTTGCAGAGCGGATACACCCAGACACAGAAATGCTTCCCCCACCCGAACCAACAGTTTGGTGCCCCCCCAATCGCGAAGGACACCTGGGTAAAGAACCAAACGGAGAAGTACGAAATGTTCAACAGAAACTTTTTCGAAGTGGAGAATCTGGCCCATATCGAGTTCAGCCGATTTGTATATCTGTTCATGCTTATCTGCGTAGAAgacttaaaaatgtacagaagaatggaaaaatatttgtatcttaaaaaagggaagaacctCATACCCACAGAGGAGTACATCGAATCGAAATTTAACTGCTTCAGGTTTGGACAAGCAGAGGAAAGTTCAAATAGTGAGGAGGATCATGGATCTTCTTCTAATTCCTGTGACAGTGACGATAAGGTGGAGAAGATAACACACGGAAGGTTCCTCCCACGTGGTGGCAAAATGGATAAAGGCGTGGACCTCCCCCCAGACAGCACCTCCAACAGCTACTACTCCgttattaacaattttattacCTACCTACATGACAAGTACAAGCATATTTACCGCAATAGGTATCTCTTGTTAGCCTATCTACACTCCTACTATGACGAAATCAGCATGAGCGAGTTGGTGGAACAAAAAATCAAAGACGACATcgtatttttaattcttgtCCTGTCATACACGTTGAAGCTGTacaattttatgtttcaCTACATGAACAAGCTGAGTTCATGGCGGAAAAGAGATCTGCTTCCCTTTTACAAGCATGTATGTAGAAGGTACTGCAAGGAAGAATTGCTAAAACGGTGCATATATGATGTAACACGTCAGGAGTTCCCCCTAACGGTGCGAAAAAGCGATAGATGCTCTTCtctcaaaatggagcaaaGGGGAGACCCCATTTGTGGAAAGACACAACGAATCCATTCCCCCCTTAGTAAAAACAGAGTGATAGAATTACAACAAAGCCACCAATTTGAcaaatacacatttttaaacaattaCCTAAAGGGAAAATTCACCAAACTGAGTAGCATCCCAAACACAATGGAACTTCTTAGCCAAATTGCTAATTGCTACGATGCGGAGGAGGGGCATAGCCACTTGAACCATTTTTTGAATGCTACCTTCTTTCTTCAACATAATGAGAATCACACAAAGAAGCTCAAGCTCAAATATGAATATTACTTGAGGGAGGTGGAGCAACTTTTCAGGGTTCtcatggaggaggaggacaggaggaagagaaggggaaaacggagaagaaggaagaagaatattAAGAAAGGGAAGTATAGCCAAAGTAGAATGACCCGTATAACCACAAGCGAGAGCCACGTAACAGACTGTTATGCAAACTTCCAGTCCTTCAAATCGTTAATCCTTCTTgacaataaaatgaaatttctgtactatttttcccccctgtaTTTTCCGCTAAAGAATTTGCTAATTGCCTCCCATTTGAGTCTACTCTATggacaaaatttgaaaaaaaaaattatcaaagaTAACTTTCTTAGGAATGTTGTTAAGAACGAGTTGGATGTAATTTATGTACCCACCTTTCCagtaaattttatgaaaagcGCAGAAGAGAAGGGGTCtcaaggaggaagaaacagtTGTGTACATAATTCTACCCGCGGTGAAGTCCCCAAAGAGGAGGCAACATACGGAAGGAAGTCCACACACAGGAAGCAATCTAATTGTCGTAAAAGAGCAGTTATTCCATccaaacagggaaaaaaaacaccccgCAATGGAAATTCCTTTGAGAGATCTCACAGTAGTAGTGCCACGTCCAGCTGCGCGTTCTCACAGCACGCGAAGGAGAAACAGCAAAGCAGTGATCACCTCTACTTTTACCAAAACAAAATTCAGTTTCACACGTCCAACATAAAACACTTCGATTCGCTAAACATAGACGACATGAATCTCGTTAACATACTACTTAAGTGCGTCTTTTACGAAAATTTATATGCCCTGAACAGGTACTCCTATTTGCTGTATATCCACGTGCACAGTGCTAACCATGTATTGCGCAGTGGTTTGGGGGGAAGACATGTCCTGAGAGACGCGCTGTGGTGGGAGGGGCACAAGGCGAGAGACGAAAGAGAGGAATCACAGAAATGCTCGAAGACTGCACTCCTTCTAAGTAAAGATCGCCTACCCATGGAAATGATAAAACTCTTCGACTGTTACGAGACGTTCAACTTTAAGAATGCCAATTTTTACATCAGCATAAACAGGGAGGACCTCTACTTCAACAAATGCTTCGACTCCACAAATACAagagtgaagaaaaatttttatcaagtTTTAGATATTTTGAATAGGAGTTTCCACAGCGCTCTTCTGAGTGATGGTCCTCTCCATCGCTATGGTAAGCGCGCGTACGGTAAGGAGAAACACGACTCGCGCAGTGAGGAAAAACGGAAGAGAGCCCAGAGAGAGGATCAAGCGAACAACAGCTACGATAAAAAGAACCTAATTGTCCAGAAGAGCTACCTAAGCGagtacaaaatattgaaagACTGTTGCTTTTTCTTCGATACATTTAAAATGGATCGAAATATCTCCTCGTGTTATTTTCCGCACAACAAAGATCCCGTACTCGTCTACCTGAATAATTTCCACAATTATTACTTCTCCAAATATTACAAGAAACGAAAGATACAGCTGTTGAAAGATAAGGAGGACGGCGtcgagcaggaggaggaggaagaagaggaggaaggacGTGCACAAAATAGGGACCTAATCGATTTGATAGACCTGGAAAACTCCTCAGACAGTTTAGAAAGCGCATATATTCACAAACACAAGTACAACAGGAAGAATGTAAAtcagcatttaaaaaaaataatcaaactGGTCAATTTAGACAAATtagaagagaagaaaatacTTATCGACACCAAAATTAACGGAAATATTGACAAAGTTTTAGATTTAATGCACCTTTATTATACCctagaaaaattttacaaaatgaaatatatctGCATGTTTAACATTAGCGAAATTAACTTCTTCGACATTATCAACTCGATTCATTACAAACCGGACATCAATTTTAACATAAAGTATaatttgtatgtatatttatttgagTACAGACAGAACCAAAGTCGCCTTAGCAATTTATCGATCCCTCCGACCGATAGCTTTTCCCTTAATGTACCATCTCGCGCCTATAGTAGGGATCCCGTGGATGGCTCCAACCGGCGCCCCAGCGCTACCTTTTACAACTACGCCAATTCGTTGAATGAAAATGGATTTCCTGTGAATAGCGGGCCGAGCAATGGGGAAAATCGCCTAGATGTGAACCTGACGAATCAGGCAACCGGGATGAATGGGAACAATGGGGTTAGTGGACCCCATCCCGTTGCTGTCCACAGAGCCTCTAACCCTGTCGCTGAGTCCCCAAGGAACAACGCCCTCGGAACGGGATACCCAAATGGCGCGCCCACTGCCAGCATTCCCCGTAGGAACAGCAACGTCCTAATCAGAGACAACTCCGAAAATGACattcaaaatattcatttgcGCAACGCTGCTTCGTATCATTACACACGATTTGATAACAACCAGAACAACATTAACAGAAACGTTGGGAGCAACATGCGGTTTAACACTGACACCTTCAACGAACCATCCGAAGTCACCATGCTGAATAGGAGAATACGGGAATTTAATAGCTACTGGCACATGCGCACTAATGAGTTAAGGACAaatcataatttaaattatcgAAGCTTGCTTAACACTTCGAGGAGCATGCAGCGTCAAGGCAGCAACTCGGGGAATCGCTTCAGTTACAATCAAAATAGGACCCCGGAAAGAAACACAGGGAATGCGATTTCTAGAAATTATGGTAACCGCTTAAATGTGCTACCTCTAAACAGTACAGTTGGTAACTACCGGGACGTGGGTAGAGCCAACTCGTACAATGTAAGTCGGAATGTGCCGACTAGCATGGAGGAGAGCCCACCCATTAGTCACTTCGAGAACAGCCCCCTGAATAGCCACCGAATGAATGGCATCCATGGGAGCAACCACAACGAGGGCGGCGCCCACGTCGGCCACAGCAGTCACAGCGGAAACAATAACGATTACGGAGGAAACAATAACGATTACGGTGGAAACAATAACGATTACGGTGGAAACAATAACGATTACGGTGGAAACAATAACGATTACGGTGGAAACAATAACGATTACGGCGGCAACAACGGACACAACGATAGCTCTGTGCACCTCGCGAGGGATAGCTCCTTTCTTCCCTTCAGTGCCGCGCACAGCAACAACGCGAATCAGAGAGATAAGCTGCACAATTTGAAATactctttgaaaaaaaaaaaaaaaacaacatga
- a CDS encoding hypothetical protein (putative) yields the protein MEGRFKKSDSENDYKYYVLQIVSRVLRPLLGKHEGSLIYHYEYKFHQDEKLWSKFFEEFTFHIFRKLIKTNNKAKKVIVLLNMFIPTIIKYSLCKSLIENYEYTSISYINDLVSPLFLCNCNTCVVIDLGYLSCRLLPVMNGMPLYHHYTYVDNGGFYINMEIKRLLKEQYVRRAQRRRTLRDWEASSASLVQASDGDILTNAQNTDGGYAAIPHEEKATEGEKGETNTSQGLVNYYLDLYPLEEILNVIDSMPDDEIENMKMKYFYLKNEETKLCSNKIVLYEFQNYEIIVEADTRWMACEILFTKNYEQNINFMFTSILSKLHMFEFSAFHNVLLVGGCSNIKGIVSKIAQSLFHALSEKKKTSVKDLENRVNFLFPKISPNLRQFIGASICSNLENLPDYTQEHIHNSVLYDHLNEDVYFTFKR from the exons ATGGAAGGgaggtttaaaaaaagtgacagcGAAAATGACTACAAGTATTATGTGCTGCAAATAG tGAGCCGTGTGTTAAGGCCCCTGTTAGG CAAACACGAAGGGAGCCTGATCTACCACTACGAGTACAAGTTCCACCAAGACGAGAAGCTGTGGAGCAAATTCTTCGAGGAGTTTACATTCCATATTTTTCGCAAGTtaataaaaacgaataacAAGGCAAAAAAAGTCATCGTCCTTTTGAACATGTTCATCCCAACGATAATTAAATATTCCCTTTGCAAAAGTTTAAtcgaaaattatgaatacacCTCTATCTCGTACATAAACGACTTAGTGTCGCCGCTTTTCTTGTGCAACTGCAACACGTGTGTGGTGATCGACTTGGGTTACTTAAGCTGTCGGTTGCTGCCCGTAATGAATGGCATGCCATTATATCACCATTACACGTATGTAGACAATGGGGGGTTTTACATCAATATGGAAATTAAAAGGTTATTGAAGGAGCAGTATGTGAGAAGGGCTCAGAGGAGGAGAACCTTGCGCGATTGGGAAGCTTCAAGCGCTTCACTTGTACAAGCTAGTGATGGGGACATCCTTACCAATGCACAGAATACAGATGGTGGTTATGCGGCAATTCCTCATGAAGAAAAAGCCacggagggagaaaaaggagaaacaaacaCCTCGCAGGGATTAGTTAATTATTACCTCGATTTATACCCACTGGAGGAAATATTAAACGTCATCGACAGCATGCCAGATgatgaaatagaaaatatgaagatgaaatatttttatttaaaaaatgaagaaaccAAATTGTGCAGTAACAAAATTGTCTTGTATGAATTTCAAAATTACGAAATTATCGTAGAAGCAGATACTAGGTGGATGGCCTgcgaaatattatttacgaaaaattatgagcaaaatataaattttatgttcacATCCATACTGTCTAAATTACACATGTTTGAGTTTTCTGCTTTCCACAATGTGCTGCTGGTTGGTGGATGCAGTAACATCAAAGGGATCGTTTCGAAAATTGCTCAATCCCTTTTCCACGCGttaagtgagaaaaaaaaaacatccgtAAAAGATTTGGAAAATAGAGTCAACTTTCTCTTTCCAAAGATATCCCCCAACCTGCGCCAATTCATAGGAGCCTCCATCTGCTCGAATTTGGAAAACCTGCCCGACTACACACAGGAGCATATTCATAACAGTGTGCTGTACGACCACCTCAATGAAGACGTCTACTTCACCTTTAAGCGGTGA
- a CDS encoding hypothetical protein (putative) gives MGKGAVHPNGSNFCRALKYNIVDKMRTLVETNLYDRPRWLEWAERAPPIEIHNISLKSRYNNNKYIDLVKFLLKKYPHLRFQDCYVEGNNNVKGYDYFRNDHIITQMATHQLYYMNRGYGKKAALEKVEKEFYNRRMELEKKQKINMCLSIDKKIKPLYTNGYAYLYEKMVDNEKAHLGLILKRLRTMREKLEKEQRQAGANPHMDSSSKNESNEKNAKED, from the coding sequence ATGGGGAAGGGCGCCGTGCACCCTAATGGCTCGAACTTCTGCAGGGCGCTAAAGTACAACATCGTGGACAAGATGAGAACACTGGTGGAGACCAACCTATACGACCGACCTCGGTGGCTGGAATGGGCAGAGAGAGCTCCCCCAATAGAAATACACAACATCAGCCTAAAGTCAAGGTACAACAATAACAAGTACATCGACTTGGTGAAATTTctgctaaaaaaatatcctcaTCTACGATTCCAAGACTGTTATGTGGAGGGAAATAACAATGTGAAGGGTTACGACTATTTCAGGAACGATCATATCATTACGCAGATGGCTACCCACCAGCTGTACTATATGAATAGAGGGTATGGCAAAAAGGCTGCCCTtgaaaaagtggagaaggaATTCTACAACAGAAGAATggaactggaaaaaaagcaaaaaattaacatgtgCCTGTcgattgataaaaaaatcaaaccGCTTTACACCAATGGTTACGCTTATctgtatgaaaaaatggtaGACAATGAGAAGGCCCATCTGGGTCTTATCCTCAAGAGGCTTCGAACTATGAGGGAAAAATTGGAGAAGGAGCAGCGACAGGCTGGTGCCAACCCCCATATGGATAGTAGCAGCAAGAATGAgtcaaatgagaaaaacgCCAAAGAGGATTAA
- a CDS encoding hypothetical protein (putative) yields MNSVVRLLRKFSSTQKSINEEDITILKKKLRCKFKSVGMLELDTLINNYLNSNINNMDREKAKLLYNLMDIDTTNLLKLFYFYSNKENQKVGKLAEYLKNVDEEEIKDTFKLLIDILHNNEKLVRS; encoded by the exons ATGAATTCCGTTGTGAGACTTCTGAGGAAATTTTCCTCCACCCAGAAGAGCATCAACGAGGAGGATatcaccattttgaagaaaaagctacgatgcaaatttaaaagt GTCGGCATGCTCGAGCTAGACACGCTGATAAACAACTACTTAAACAGTAACATAAATAACATGGATAGGGAGAAAGCAAAGCTTCTGTATAATCTGATGGATATCGACAcaacaaatttgttgaaacttttttatttttattcgaaCAAGGAAAATCAGAAGGTGGGAAAACTAGCGGAGTATTTGAAGAACGTAGACgaggaggaaataaaagacACGTTCAAGTTGCTAATCGATATTTTGCATAATAACGAAAAGCTTGTCCGTTCG
- a CDS encoding hypothetical protein (putative) encodes MRPFCCAHVARPAVQSARIVDLFNLKKKDKDYVDKQDLIVILKSLGFKICYEIFEDSKNCYSFEELSDYVLKFESNYYAKEKVEKCISFLNPQSETISKSSLKTLLCEYGNKFTESEFKKFLVDVPVMPTLSYQFYKIYKKILLKEMLIQLRRVLITLPNEEQHHQSGERMMIR; translated from the exons ATGCGCCCATTCTGCTGCGCACACGTGGCGCGCCCCGCTGTGCAGAGCGCCAGAATTGTAGACCTCTttaatttaaagaaaaaggacaagGACTACGTCGACAAGCAGGACCTAATAGTAATACTGAAATCGCTTGG GTTTAAAATATGCTACGAAATATTCGAAGACAGCAAAAACTGCTACAGCTTTGAGGAGCTGAGCGATTACGTTCTCAAATTTGAGAGCAACTACTACGCGAAGGAGAAGGTGGAAAAGTGCATTAGCTTCTTGAACCCACAGA GCGAAACGATAAGCAAAAGTTCGCTAAAGACTCTCCTGTGTGAATATGGGAACAAGTTCACCGAAAGCGAGTTCAAAAAATTCTTAGTTGACGTTCCGGTAATGCCCACTTTGTCCTaccaattttacaaaatttacaaaaaaatattattaaaggagatg CTTATCCAACTACGTCGAGTACTGATCACCCTGCCCAACGAGGAGCAGCACCACCAAAGTGGGGAGCGAATGATGATCAGGTAa